From Salvia splendens isolate huo1 chromosome 16, SspV2, whole genome shotgun sequence, a single genomic window includes:
- the LOC121771263 gene encoding uncharacterized protein LOC121771263, which produces MNSVHRLSRLPMNSCKTLIRATLSCLDFRAGIPNSTTRRHFPVYLSARPGLRIKSPNSFSISRSFGSLATAITSEISDSTEEFVAQSVELETPQDLCKDRVEELLSKNKDDVANLMKMERRVGNGDESNGEERRKRWFPYLDKCKAEDAYLSSSEVLEAVDPFIMDPRKEKFRNAVNNRSYSVCLVVEGLSDFGNVSAAFRSADALGIQSVHVVSFDSSRRYRDNRHVSMGAEKWLDIELWNSISECFEVLKARGYRIATTHLGVESVSVYDVDWSCPTAIVVGNELNGISKEALELSDLHCSIPMRGMVDSFNVSVAAGLLMHHAVCDRTSRMGCHGDLAEDERQILLAEFYLRHNKNSTRIANEYSRRKLAMQSKL; this is translated from the exons ATGAACTCAGTTCATCGTCTCTCTCGTTTGCCAATGAACTCCTGCAAAACCCTAATTCGTGCTACATTATCATGTCTAGATTTTCGAGCTGGAATCCCAAATTCAACTACGCGGCGCCATTTTCCCGTATATCTTTCAGCTCGTCCAG GTCTGAGAATTAAATCCCCTAACTCCTTTTCGATTTCTAGAAGTTTCGGTAGTCTGGCAACCGCTATTACTTCAGAAATTTCTGATTCTACAGAGGAATTTGTAGCTCAGAGTGTTGAATTAGAAACGCCACAGGATTTATGTAAGGATAGGGTGGAGGAACTACTGTCCAAGAACAAGGATGATGTTGCAAACTTGATGAAAATGGAACGTCGTGTGGGAAATGGTGATGAGAGCAATGGTGAGGAGAGGAGGAAGCGCTGGTTTCCTTATTTGGATAAATGTAAAGCTGAGGATGCATACCTGAGCAGCAGTGAGGTTCTGGAAGCGGTAGATCCGTTTATTATGGACCCGAGGAAGGAGAAGTTTAGGAATGCAGTGAATAATAGGAGTTACTCTGTGTGTTTAGTGGTTGAGGGATTGAGTGACTTTGGGAATGTTTCGGCTGCTTTTAGGTCTGCGGATGCTCTTGGGATTCAGTCGGTCCATGTCGTGTCGTTTGACAGCTCCAGAAG GTACAGAGACAACCGCCATGTCAGCATGGGAGCCGAAAAATGGTTGGACATTGAATTGTGGAACTCGATCAGTGAGTGCTTCGAAGTTCTGAAAGCTCGTGGCTATAGAATTGCCACAACACACCTGGGGGTGGAATCG GTTTCCGTCTATGATGTGGATTGGTCTTGTCCAACTGCAATAGTTGTTGGAAATGAGCTTAA TGGGATAAGCAAAGAGGCTCTTGAGCTATCAGATTTACATTGCTCTATCCCGATGAGAGGCATGGTAGACTCGTTTAACGTTTCAGTAGCTGCTGGACTTCTGATGCACCATGCTGTATGTGACAGGACTTCCCGCATG GGTTGCCATGGGGACTTAGCAGAGGACGAGCGCCAAATTCTCCTTGCTGAGTTTTACCTCCGCCACAACAAAAACTCCACCAGAATTGCGAATGAATATTCCAGGAGGAAGTTAGCCATGCAATCAAAACTCTGA
- the LOC121771978 gene encoding pentatricopeptide repeat-containing protein At3g12770-like, whose protein sequence is MPIKSWKNLNFLLSSKSPISYLHNSTAENLPEYFASCLEICPDISFLKKLHACVITHGLERNIFLGSKLFNLLAKFNLLAESKWVFNTIINSNLSLWNSIVVGYFRADHYTEVLGVYLKLRRKGIGIHSSAITFALKSCGELGASTFGRNLHAEAVRIGFSSDRFVGSSLIEFYTKCDRIGEAAKVFDEIADRDVVAYTSLITAYCKAGDHRAKEAFRVAAEMQMNGFEPNRVTLVSLLRCASQLRALDDGRSIHGYALRRGVGLGCADEVFETSLIDTYVKCGDPNAGAIVFDKMSRKTTGSRNALMAGYLKLGEPLEAFAIFVEMAGESELDLIAFANGLLSSADLGYLLIGKAIHCHIIREGVVLDVVGETALIDMYSKCKNLSAAVNVFSRSEAKDAAMLNVMISGYLHNGCVYRAIEMFRGITGIPDTPVARVETPVPTRGGGGSRGSGGGRGRGGSRGTGNVGGHSGSSSGIASSEGSGPGGSGDQPEGSSRGKPYSKDESIAVAKA, encoded by the exons ATGCCAATAAAATCTTggaaaaatttgaattttttgctTTCATCAAAATCACCAATTTCATACTTGCACAACTCAACTGCTGAAAATCTACCTGAATATTTTGCTTCTTGTTTGGAAATCTGTCCAGATATCAGTTTTCTAAAGAAACTGCATGCTTGCGTGATCACACATGGCCTCGAACGCAACATATTTCTGGGCTCGAAGCTTTTCAATTTACTTGCAAAGTTTAATCTTTTGGCAGAATCTAAATGGGTTTTCAACACCATCATCAACAGCAACCTTTCTCTCTGGAATTCAATTGTTGTTGGGTATTTCAGAGCCGATCATTACACTGAAGTATTAGGGGTTTACTTGAAATTGAGGCGGAAAGGAATTGGAATTCACAGTTCGGCGATCACTTTCGCGCTAAAAAGTTGCGGTGAGTTGGGGGCTTCTACATTTGGCAGGAATCTTCACGCCGAAGCCGTTAGAATCGGGTTCAGTTCGGATCGATTTGTGGGTTCGTCGTTGATTGAATTCTATACTAAATGCGATAGAATTGGGGAAGCAGCTAAGGTGTTTGATGAAATAGCTGATAGAGATGTGGTTGCTTATACTTCTTTGATAACAGCATACTGTAAAGCTGGAGATCATCGCGCTAAAGAGGCGTTCCGTGTTGCAGCTGAGATGCAGATGAATGGATTCGAGCCTAACAGAGTGACGTTGGTGAGCTTGCTGCGTTGCGCATCTCAGTTGCGAGCTCTCGATGATGGAAGATCGATTCATGGGTATGCACTTAGAAGAGGAGTTGGACTTGGTTGTGCAGATGAAGTTTTTGAAACGAGCTTGATTGATACATATGTGAAATGCGGTGATCCAAACGCTGGCGCCATTGTTTTCGACAAGATGAGCAGGAAGACTACTGGTTCAAGAAATGCGCTGATGGCTGGTTATCTGAAGTTGGGAGAGCCGTTGGAAGCTTTCGCCATTTTTGTAGAAATGGCTGGTGAATCCGAGCTGGATTTGATTGCTTTTGCAAATGGACTATTGAGTAGTGCTGATTTGGGATATTTGCTTATAGGAAAGGCTATACATTGTCACATAATTCGAGAGGGGGTTGTTCTTGATGTTGTTGGTGAAACAGCTTTGATTGATATGTATTCCAAATGCAAGAACTTATCTGCAGCAGTAAATGTTTTTTCCAGATCAGAAGCTAAGGATGCAGCTATGTTGAATGTGATGATATCTGGCTATCTTCACAATGGATGTGTGTACAGAGCCATTGAGATGTTTCGTGGGAT TACCGGCATCCCAGATACGCCGGTAGCGCGGGTGGAAACAcccgttccgacccgaggagGTGGCGGCAGCCGGGGCTCTGGTGGCGGTAGGGGCAGAGGCGGCAGTCGTGGCACCGGCAACGTCGGTGGACACTCGGGCAGCTCCTCCGGCATTGCGAGTAGCGAGGGCAGTGGCCCCGGCGGTAGCGGTGATCAGCCCGAGGGGTCCAGCCGCGGCAAGCCATACAGCAAAGAcgagagcattgccgtggcgaaggCGTGA